One region of Thunnus albacares chromosome 8, fThuAlb1.1, whole genome shotgun sequence genomic DNA includes:
- the crppa gene encoding D-ribitol-5-phosphate cytidylyltransferase isoform X2 yields the protein MEMNDINMQSDTCDPDRPAHPGVFPNREAGKSDHKPAERSVDFPVSVVLPAGGTGERTGLQTPKQFCSFLGRPLISYTIQAFERVSWIQSIVVVVAKENTDLMTDIIQRFQHRKVRTVTGGSTRHQSIRNGVLALGSGWEEEEEEGGLTAERPKVVIIHDAVRPFVEEDFLYKIAVAAKEQGAAGAIRPLVSTVIATTSEGYLDHSLERAKYRASEMPQGFTYDVIHQAYQSCSESDFEFGTECLHLALQYCGTNAKLIEGPPTLWKVTYKRDLAAAESIIKEALSRTACVLTGGSAQAVTLADALQKAVGALEMELDVIPDLTGDNARYLLKEWNFIQVSVNRSCLSEVNTMLAALEAANRALLHPLVVILS from the exons ATGGAGATGAATGACATCAACATGCAGAGCGACACTTGTGACCCAGACAGGCCCGCTCATCCAGGGGTTTTCCCAAACCGCGAGGCCGGGAAGAGCGACCACAAACCGGCGGAACGCAGCGTGGACTTCCCGGTGTCTGTGGTTCTTCCTGCCGGCGGCACCGGAGAGAGAACCGGACTGCAGACACCAAAACAGTTCTGCTCGTTCCTGGGCAGACCGCTCATAAGCTACACTATCCAGGCTTTTGAGAG GGTGTCGTGGATCCAGAGCATCGTGGTTGTGGTTgccaaagaaaacacagacctGATGACTGACATCATCCAGCGCTTCCAGCACAGGAAGGTTCGAACGGTGACGGGCGGCTCGACTCGTCACCAGTCGATACGCAACGGGGTCCTGGCTCTGGGCTCCGGgtgggaagaagaggaggaggagggggggttgaCGGCGGAGAGGCCGAAGGTGGTCATCATCCACGATGCGGTGCGGCCTTTTGTGGAGGAGGACTTTCTGTACAAGATAGCCGTGGCTGCCAAGGAACAAGGG GCGGCGGGAGCCATCCGACCGCTTGTTTCCACGGTGATCGCCACCACATCAGAGGGCTACCTGGATCATTCTCTGGAGCGTGCCAAGTACAGAGCCAGCGAGATGCCTCAGGGCTTCACGTACGATGTCATCCATCAAGCCTATCAGAGC TGCAGTGAGTCAGACTTTGAGTTTGGCACCGAGTGTCTCCATCTGGCTCTGCAGTACTGCGGCACCAATGCCAAGCTCATCGAGGGTCCGCCAACATTGTGGAAG GTAACCTACAAACGGGATTTGGCTGCAGCAGAGTCCATTATCAAAG AGGCTCTATCACGGACAGCCTGCGTTCTCACAGGTGGATCCGCACAAGCCGTGACGCTGGCTGATGCCCTCCAGAAGGCTGTCGGAGCTCTGGAAATG GAGCTGGACGTCATCCCAGATCTGACGGGAGACAACGCCAGGTATCTGCTAAAGGAGTGGAACTTCATCCAGGTTTCT GTCAATCGTTCTTGCCTGTCTGAAGTGAACACCATGCTGGCGGCTTTGGAGGCGGCGAATCGAGCTCTTCTCCACCCACTGGTTGTCATTTTG TCCTGA
- the sostdc1a gene encoding sclerostin domain-containing protein 1a — protein sequence MHLSAHESCHSLVLLCILLRSCQAFKNDATELLFSQVTAPVPEVQSNVSLNRARTGGRGAGNAAHDRGERSQIGCRELRSTKYISDGHCTSINPIKELVCTGECLPAQMLQNWIGGAYGRKFWGRRSSNQDWRCVNDKTRTQRIQLQCHDGSTRTYKITVVTSCKCKRYSRQHNESGNKFEEPALSPPQLLHKHKSKSKRRLGKNRLSENWHETEP from the exons CGAGTCGTGCCATTCCTTGGTCTTACTTTGCATCCTCCTGAGGAGTTGCCAAGCCTTCAAGAACGATGCCACGGAGCTCCTGTTTTCGCAAGTGACCGCACCGGTGCCGGAGGTTCAGAGCAACGTGTCCCTGAACCGAGCAAGGACCGGCGGGAGAGGAGCTGGCAACGCGGCGCACGACAGAGGcg AGCGAAGCCAAATCGGATGCAGAGAGCTGAGGTCCACTAAGTACATCTCCGACGGCCACTGCACCAGCATCAACCCCATCAAGGAGCTGGTGTGCACCGGCGAGTGTCTCCCAGCTCAGATGCTTCAAAACTGGATCGGCGGCGCCTACGGCAGAAAGTTCTGGGGCCGCCGGAGCAGCAACCAGGACTGGCGGTGCGTCAACGACAAGACCCGCACCCAGCGCATCCAGCTGCAGTGCCACGACGGCAGCACGAGAACGTACAAGATCACCGTGGTCACCTCCTGCAAGTGCAAGAGGTACTCGAGGCAGCACAACGAGTCCGGCAACAAGTTCGAGGAGCCGGCTCTGTCGCCGCCGCAGCTCCTGCACAAGCACAAGTCCAAGAGCAAGAGGAGGCTGGGGAAGAACCGGCTGAGCGAGAACTGGCACGAGACTGAACCCTGA